A window of the Vigna angularis cultivar LongXiaoDou No.4 chromosome 3, ASM1680809v1, whole genome shotgun sequence genome harbors these coding sequences:
- the LOC128195756 gene encoding uncharacterized protein LOC128195756 — MSAGSRHSSSIGSSHHGSASSKFDLMKAFQQMQHRLDSISKRLDKDAKAKGEQPHGHDHGFYKKKQEARIVNVYLPSPKKHQEDKAMDQGLTLPKLNLPTFKGEAEPFIFLDWIAKVDQIFYLYSVNGPLRVKLACLALEGYAKQWLNRRYLTMASPASTWEHCRDILYQRFVPPYYHRDLLIKLQRLTQGRRSVEEYARELKVLLYHTNTKENDHAKIVRFISGLNRNIQDVLKLHDDETLDVVVHRAMKVEKKLLQKEAFHNKISKDVFYKSSSSKDKAKNVSKEPTNKSCPHSSFNHSSSNHSSSPSKSPSRPSHIKCFKCLGHGHIASSCPNKRVVCIREEEVVINESTSSSPTHTYSSSSSPSEEKEKVMLHCLNKDIQDNQEEIVKEEHERKEKEEKASKEKEEIVREKEKANVLITKEVLLQAPSPPIIQLDPSYDRGVFPSFHFSPNIKLSSFPKNFCENIPSFSSLITTSSHTISNIHLDLMYSFLHLTPDKNKSFSKEGFLVFLKKINQISKTHSFNIPFPYTLFGKHQFIHKMFDVFCRLTFDPGGVPLVYTRNKSLISLCCRFFKIRGRILSNLGGMI; from the coding sequence ATGTCTGCAGGTTCAAGACACTCTTCTTCCATTGGAAGTAGTCATCACGGAAGTGCTTCTAGcaaatttgatttgatgaagGCTTTTCAACAAATGCAACATCGACTTGACTCCATTAGTAAACGGTTGGACAAGGACGCGAAAGCAAAAGGGGAGCAACCTCATGGTCATGATCATGGTTTCTacaagaagaagcaagaagCTAGAATTGTAAATGTATACCTTCCTTCACCAAAGAAGCATCAAGAAGATAAAGCTATGGACCAAGGCCTTACACTACCAAAGTTGAATTTGCCTACTTTCAAAGGAGAAGCCGAGCCGTTTATTTTTCTAGATTGGATAGCTAAAGTAgaccaaattttttatttgtatagtGTAAATGGACCTTTGCGTGTAAAGTTAGCTTGTTTAGCTTTAGAGGGATACGCCAAACAATGGCTAAATAGGAGATACTTAACCATGGCCTCACCCGCGAGTACATGGGAACATTGCAGAGACATTTTGTACCAACGGTTCGTACCTCCATACTACCATAGGGACCTCTTGATTAAGCTCCAACGGCTTACTCAAGGTAGACGAAGTGTGGAGGAGTATGCTCGCGAGCTCAAAGTGCTCCTATATCATACTAACACTAAAGAAAATGATCATGCAAAAATAGTTAGATTTATTAGTGGACTTAATAGAAACATCCAAGATGTTTTGAAACTCCATGATGATGAGACTTTAGATGTAGTGGTTCATAGGGCCATGAAAGTTGAGAAGAAACTCTTGCAAAAAGAGGCTTTTcacaacaaaatttcaaaagatgttttctacaaatcttcatcatcaaaGGATAAAGCCAAGAATGTTTCTAAGGAACCCACTAACAAATCTTGTCCTCATTCTTCTTTTAACCATTCTTCTTCTAACCATTCCTCCTCCCCATCTAAATCTCCTTCTAGACCTAGCCATATTAAGTGTTTTAAATGTTTAGGGCATGGTCATATAGCATCTTCTTGTCCTAATAAAAGGGTAGTGTGCATTAGGGAAGAAGAAGTTGTCATTAATGAGTCTACCTCTTCCTCACCTACACACACTTAtagctcttcttcctcaccaagtgaagaaaaagagaaggttATGCTTCATTGTTTAAATAAGGACATTCAAGATAACCAAGAGGAGATAGTAAAAGAAGAAcatgagaggaaagaaaaagaggagaaagcaagcaaagaaaaagaagaaattgtgagagaaaaggagaaggcAAATGTCCTAATCACAAAGGAAGTGTTATTGCAGGCACCTTCCCCTCCCATCATTCAACTGGATCCAAGCTATGACAGGGGAGTTTTTCCATCCTTCCACTTTTCTCCAAATATtaagctttcttcttttcctaaaaacttttgtgaaaatatcCCATCATTCTCATCTCTTATTACCACTTCTTCACACACCATTTCCAACATACATCTTGATTTAATGTATTCTTTTTTACACTTAACTccagacaaaaataaaagtttttctaaagaaggatttttagttttccttaaaaaaataaatcaaatttcaaagaCCCATTCTTTCAATATTCCTTTTCCATATACATTGTTTGGTAAACATCAatttattcacaaaatgttTGATGTTTTTTGTAGGTTAacatttgatccaggaggagttCCTTTGGTTTATACACGAAATAAGTCACTAATCTCTCTTTGTTGCAGGTTTTTCAAGATTCGAGGTCGAATCCTCTCCAACCTAGGGGGGATGATATGA
- the LOC128195839 gene encoding uncharacterized protein LOC128195839: MALQIRPDRSSAARDMGLAVGNFIIFKKKRRRPIIELAKMRLHVYDSSKNYKEKVKFYHGKKLVKRVFNPGQWVLDNVVDSSTVLAFNSRLKVFPGKLKSKWSGLFMTKNVLPHGVVVLKDPASKDSQRSWVVNGQRLKHYLGGEVERLSTIKELVDPD; the protein is encoded by the exons atggcgtTGCAGATAAGGCCGGACAGGAGTAGCGCGGCGAGAGATATGGGATTAGCTGTTGggaattttattatatttaaa AAAAAGAGGAGAAGGCCAATTATTGAGCTTGCGAAGATGCGGCTCCATGTCTATGATTCTTCtaagaattacaaagaaaaggtgAAATTTTATCATGGCAAGAAGCTGGTAAAAAGGGTCTTTAATCCAGGACAGTGGGTgcttgataacg TTGTCGATTCATCAACAGTGCTGGCTTTCAATTCACGACTAAAGGTTTTCCCTGGAAAGTTGAAGTCCAAGTGGTCTGGTTTGTTTATGACCAAGAATGTCCTTCCACATGGAGTAGTTGTGTTGAAAGATCCAGCCTCTAAAGACTCACAAAGAAGTTGGGTAGTCAATGGACAACGTCTCAAGCATTATTTGGGTGGTGAGGTGGAACGCCTTTCCACAATCAAGGAGTTGGTTGATCCAGATTGA